A stretch of the Aphis gossypii isolate Hap1 chromosome 2, ASM2018417v2, whole genome shotgun sequence genome encodes the following:
- the LOC114122051 gene encoding probable ribosome biogenesis protein RLP24: protein MRIDTCYFCSSKMYPGHGMHFVRNDCKVFKFCRSKCHRAFQKKKNPRRVRWTKAYRKAVGKELAVDPSFEIEKRRNIPMKYDREFWQMSMEAIKKVTEIQKKRQSTYVMQRLRKGREVEQHRDIREVQRDMSLIRSPAAGLKQRLLTEEKLLEEEQENDVEMITGEDENNIDHSKLSYIKI from the exons ATGCGTATTGAcacttgttatttttgttcgtCCAAAATGTACCCAGGACATGGAATGCATTTTGTAAGAAATGATTGTAAG gtatttaaattttgtcgcTCGAAATGTCACAGAGCATTTCAAAAGAAGAAGAACCCGAGACGTGTACGATGGACCAAAGCATACCGCAAGGCTGTTGGTAAAGAATTGGCTGTTGATCCatcatttgaaattgaaaagaGACGTAATATACCCATGAAATATGACAGAGAATTTTGGCAAATGTCTA tgGAAGCAATCAAGAAAGTCACTGAAATTCAAAAGAAGCGTCAATCTACCTATGTAATGCAACGATTACGTAAAGGACGTGAAGTTGAACAGCACAGAGATATCAGAGAAGTCCAAAGAGATATGTCACTGATTAGATCACCTGCTGCAG GATTGAAACAACGTTTGTTAACTGAAGAAAAATTGCTAGAAGAAGAACAAGAAAATGATGTAGAAATGATTACTGGAgaagatgaaaataatattgatcatAGTAAATTatcttacattaaaatataa
- the LOC114122115 gene encoding NADH dehydrogenase [ubiquinone] 1 beta subcomplex subunit 4 translates to MAHAAPYKTITDPAIIRKKNELRKAVSEEYIKHTSNPYRNIKMEGGTLFDVGIQRYMSMKATQHEFFRPTPKTSLLGVLMIVVPYVSLTYFIKKERDRRENLIRTGQVSYKDRGFKFA, encoded by the exons atggccCACGCGGCTccttataaaactataactgaTCCCGCTATAAttcggaaaaaaaatgaattacgaAAGGCTGTATCTGAagaatacataaaacatacatcaAATCCTTaccgaaatataaaaatggaagGTGGAACTTTG tttgatGTCGGTATTCAAAGATACATGTCTATGAAAGCAACACAACATGAGTTTTTTAGGCCTACACCTAAGACTTCACTTTTAGGTGTACTAATGATAGTAGTGCCGTATGTGAGCTTgacttatttcattaaaaaagaaCGC GATCGCCgagaaaatttaattcgaaCTGGACAAGTATCTTACAAGGACAGAGGATTCAAATTTGCATAA
- the LOC114122041 gene encoding putative methyltransferase C9orf114 yields the protein MASIEVESNDDSIIKNKKRKSENGEKSKKKKKLQEAVEIDEGLETEKEIKTVKKKKKHVEITEPEKVEVTINNSNETSKITEISDKVDKVKPSKVRQLPTVSIAVPGSILDNAQSPEFRTYLAGQIARAACIYKIDEIIVFDDVGEQTNVMVSNKKTEGGSKTCKQLAIILQYLECPQYLRRILFPIHNFLKYTGVLNPLDAPHHFRQEDNVPFREGVVSTLPPKKGKGCNVDVGLRKQVLVDKCLQPYVRVTVKLIPNSDDSKRQKGIVVAPSTPKNESGIYWGYTVRNADSINEVFTKCPYPGGYDLKIGTSDKGIDIDQTDHTQLGSFKHALICFGGVHGLEAALEADQSIDEENPSTLFDVYLNTCPNQGSRTIRTEEAVLITLAELRSKMKLG from the exons ATGGCATCAATTGAAGTTGAAAGCAACGATGAtagtataatcaaaaataaaaaacgtaagAGCGAAAATGGTgaaaagagtaaaaaaaaaaagaaacttcAAGAAGCTGTTGAAATAGACGAAGGTTTAGAAACTgagaaagaaataaaaactgttaagaagaaaaaaaaacacgtagAAATAACAGAGCCGGAAAAAGTTGaggtaacaataaataatagtaatgaaaCTTCAAAAATTACTGAAATCAGTGACAAAGTTGATAAAGTTAAGCCATCTAAAGTACGACAGTTGCCGACTGTCTCCATAGCCGTGCCTGGGTCCATTTTAGATAATGCACAGTCTCCAGAATTCAGAACGTACCTAGCAGGACAAATCGCAAGAGCTGCATGCATTTATAAAATCGATGAG atcatAGTTTTTGATGACGTGGGGGAACAAACTAATGTGATGGTATCCAATAAGAAAACGGAAGGTGGTTCAAAGACATGTAAACAATTGGCTATAATCTTACAATACTTGGAGTGCCCTCAATATTTGAGGAGAATATTATTTCCAATTcacaactttttaaaatacactgGAGTATTGAATCCACTTGATGCACCTCATCATTTTAGACAAGAAGACAATGTCCCATTTcg AGAAGGCGTAGTGTCAACACTTCCACCAAAAAAAGGTAAAGGCTGTAATGTCGATGTTGGTCTTAGAAAACAGGTACTAGTTGACAAATGTCTGCAACCATATGTACGAGTTACTGTTAAACTAATACCAAACTCAGATGATTCTAAACGTCAAAAAGGTATTGTTGTAGCTCCAAGTACTCCCAAAAATGAATCTGGTATTTATTGGGGTTACACAGTAAGGAATGCTGATTCCATAAATGAAGTATTTACCAAGTGCCCATATCCTGGTggatatgatttaaaaattggtaCATCTGATAAAGGCATTGATATCGATCAAACAGATCATACACAACTTGGCTCTTTTAAACATGCATTGATATGTTTTGGAGGAGTTCACGGACTCGAAGCTGCATTAGAAGCTGATCAAAGTATTGATGAAGAAAATCCGTCTACTTTATTCgacgtttatttaaatacatgccCAAACCAAGGTTCTAGAACTATAAGAACTGAAGAAGCTGTTCTTATTACATTAGCAGAATTACGTTCAAAAATGAAACttggataa
- the LOC114122061 gene encoding succinate dehydrogenase assembly factor 2-B, mitochondrial-like, with translation MLNKTVLFFRYPLMRYSPLMGIKNRNYALTGNTNISSDSELDLMRSRLIYQSRKRGILENCIIFTSFADKYLKTFNCDQLQKYDALINSKFDEWDLYAWSIGSKPAPQEFDNDIMKLLKDHVQKRS, from the exons atGCTAAATAAAACTGTTCTGTTTTTTAGATACCCCCTGATG agATATTCTCCTTTAATGGGCATCAAGAATCGCAATTACGCCCTAACtggtaatactaatatatcttCAGATTCCGAACTAGATTTGATGAGAAGCCGTCTTATTTATCAATCTAGAAAAAGGGgaatattagaaaattgtataatctTTACCTCATTTGctgacaaatatttaaagacattCAATTGTGATCAGTTACAAAAGTATGATGCATTGATTAACAGTAAATTTGACGAATGGGACTTATATGCTTGGTCTATTGGATCTAAACCGGCCCCACAAGAATTTGACAATGACATAATGAAGCTTTTGAAAGATCATGTACAAAAAAGATCATAA